From a region of the Phaseolus vulgaris cultivar G19833 chromosome 6, P. vulgaris v2.0, whole genome shotgun sequence genome:
- the LOC137833317 gene encoding uncharacterized protein: MWHLLTVVTRKLQNTKKSSRVADENMFEAANEVELAMFRHDRGRREHGWSGISLIYTILHAPISILSCVSHPQANGSDGVWVSGEFVQISEMNHLMVNDSMRYAILM; the protein is encoded by the coding sequence ATGTGGCATCTTCTGACTGTGGTCACTAGGAAACTCCAAAACACAAAGAAGAGTTCAAGGGTGGCTGATGAGAACATGTTTGAGGCTGCAAACGAGGTTGAACTAGCCATGTTTCGACATGATAGAGGAAGAAGGGAGCATGGTTGGAGTGGAATCTCTCTTATATATACCATTCTTCATGCTCCCATATCAATTCTCTCATGTGTGTCTCATCCTCAAGCCAATGGCTCAGATGGGGTTTGGGTGTCTGGTGAATTTGTTCAGATTTCTGAAATGAATCATCTTATGGTAAATGACAGCATGAGATATGCAATTTTGATGTAG